Proteins encoded together in one Amphiprion ocellaris isolate individual 3 ecotype Okinawa chromosome 14, ASM2253959v1, whole genome shotgun sequence window:
- the rb1 gene encoding retinoblastoma-associated protein isoform X1: protein MPPKKRNSAATQMKELKPGAESSSPDKKESPELSVKKHRDKDAEFVTLSKSLHVTDLVCDGAWKLWKTVQESMDEVTDSQKRLWGTCLFVTVIEMDVACFTLTQVLKAVSLNVKEFMGLARKLDVNLDTISTKVNSALTRLEKKYDVMLALYQRFEKTCKKIFVLTSDGKERETMRTCWTMFLLAKGRALQMEDDLVISFQLLLCTLELFIKRCSPDVLQPLYKSSISKVQSPPTRTSRRNQSKAKFRPPEPEVDVQLLETLCKENECNAEEVKNVYQTSFSAFLDSLDLSRSPDFPQANDIDQQYEEHYLKSRDIDGRLFFDGDETVLAPKVEISQVERTPKKNLPDEDAGLIPPQTPIRAAMTSIQLLRGDLTSSGDHPSAVLATYFKNCTVDPTQDVLKRLETLGQLFSQRFGQAVGPRCVVYGRQRFALGVRLYYKVMEAMLKSEEKRLSVQNFSKLLNDSTFHKSLLACALEVVMSTYGESSFKNGGYTHGGGDTAETNVCFPWILDVFSLAAFDFYKVIESFIKAEPTLSKDIVKHLETCENLIMERIAWRTGSPLFELLKQEHEIGVAEQVETPASFSQPLQHNHTAADLYLSPMRPGSRVLPPGSPATPSSQTSSQAASQTPRHPKSNSLSLFYKKLYRLAYTRLKMLCSYLLTAHPELEPIIWTLFQHTLQHEYELMRDRHLDQLMMSAMYAICKVKCVDLRFKTIVTAYKNMPNTSQETFKHVLITEGHYDSIIIFYNQVFMQKLKTNILQYASTRPPTLSPIPQIPCSPYKFPNSPLRVPGSNNVYISPLKSPRMSPGIMTPRSRMLVSIGESFGPSNRFQKINQMVNSSDRSFKRALDLGSTPKPLKRLRFDVDGQDEADGSKSGGDSTLIQKLAEMSSTRSRMQEQKMKEDAESRKE from the exons ATGCCACCTAAAAAACGCAACTCTGCGGCCACACAGATGAAGGAGCTGAAGCCCGGTGCCGAGAGTTCCTCACCAGACAAGAAGGAGAGTCCTGAGTTGTCTGTTAAAAA ACACAGAGACAAGGATGCTGAGTTTGTGACTCTGAGTAAGAGCCTCCATGTGACAGACCTGGTATGTGACGGTGCCTGGAAGCTCTGGAAAACTGTCCAGGAGTCCATGGATGAAGtcact GACAGTCAGAAAAGGCTGTGGGGCACTTGTCTGTTTGTGACTGTGATCGAGATGGATGTCGCTTGTTTCACCTTGACTCAAGTTCTGAAAGCAGTCAGTCTAAA TGTGAAAGAATTTATGGGTCTGGCGAGGAAGCTGGACGTGAACTTGGACACGATAAGCACTAAGGTGAATTCAGCACTGACACGATTGGAGAAGAAGTACGATGTGATGCTGGCTCTTTACCAGAGGTTTGAGAA aaCGTGCAAGAAAATCTTCGTTCTGACCTCTGATGGCAA GGAGAGGGAGACCATGCGAACCTGCTGGACGATGTTTCTTTTGGCCAAAG GAAGGGCCTTGCAGATGGAGGATGACCTGGTCATATCATTCCAGTTGCTGCTTTGTACACTGGAGTTATTCATCAAGCGCTGCTCTCCGGATGTTCTGCAGCCTCTTTACA AATCATCCATCAGCAAAGTTCAGAGCCCCCCAACACGAACATCTCGTCGCAACCAGAGCAAAGCCAAATTCCGACCTCCGGAGCCAGAAGTTGATGTGCAGCTTCTTGAAACCTTGTGCAAAGAGAATGAATGCAATGCAGAAGAG GTGAAGAACGTATACCAGACCAGTTTCTCGGCTTTCCTTGACTCACTGGATCTTTCAAGGTCTCCAGATTTTCCTCAG GCGAATGACATTGACCAACAATATGAAGAGCACTACCTCAAAAGTAGAGACATTGACGGGCGGCTGTTTTTTGACGGAGATGAGACTGTTCTTGCGCCGAAAGTCGAgat TTCACAGGTGGAGAGAACACCAAAGAAGAACCTGCCGGATGAAGATGCAGGACTCATCCCTCCTCAGACTCCTATCAG AGCTGCCATGACGTCCATTCAGCTCTTGAGGGGGGATCTCACCTCCAGTGGGGACCATCCGTCTGCAGTCCTGGCTACATATTTTAAA AATTGCACCGTGGATCCGACGCAGGATGTGCTGAAGCGTTTGGAGACACTCGGGCAGCTCTTCAGCCAAAGATTTGGTCAGGCAGTCGGCCCACGCTGTGTAGTCTATGGCAGACAG AGATTTGCTCTTGGTGTCAGACTGTATTACAAAGTCATGGAGGCAATGCTGAAATCG gAAGAGAAGCGACTGtctgtgcaaaatttcag TAAACTTCTCAATGACTCCACATTCCACAAATCACTTTTGGCCTGTGCTTTGGAGGTGGTCATGTCAACATATGGAG AGAGCAGTTTCAAAAATGGAGGATACACCCATGGAGGAGGTGACACTGCTGAAACAAACGTGTGTTTCCCCTGGATACTGGATGTGTTCAGCCTCGCTGCCTTTGATTTCTACAAAGTCATCGAGAGCTTCATCAAGGCTGAGCCCACGCTGAGCAAAGACATAGTCAAACATCTGGAGACCTGCGAGAACCTCATCATGGAGAGGATTGCATGGAGGACA ggctCGCCACTGTTTGAGCTTCTGAAACAGGAGCATGAGATCGGGGTAGCAGAGCAGGTGGAGACACCAGCCAGTTTCAGCCAACCGTTGCAGCACAACCACACCGCAGCCGACTT ATATCTGTCACCCATGCGACCAGGCAGTCGTGTCTTACCTCCCGGGTCTCCAGCCACACCCAGCTCTCAAACTTCCTCCCAGGCTGCCAGCCAAACTCCACGACACCCCAAGTCCAACTCTCTCAGCCTCTTCTATAAAAAAT tgtACCGCCTGGCCTACACCAGGCTGAAGATGCTCTGCTCCTACCTGCTGACCGCCCACCCTGAGCTGGAGCCCATAATATGGACTCTGTTCCAGCACACTCTGCAACACGAGTACGAGCTGATGAGAGACCGTCACCTCGACCAG TTGATGATGTCAGCCATGTATGCCATATGTAAAGTGAAGTGTGTTGATCTGCGCTTCAAGACCATTGTTACGGCATACAAGAACATGCCCAACACCAGCCAGGAG ACCTTTAAGCATGTGTTGATCACTGAGGGTCACTACGACTCCATCATTATCTTCTACAACCAAGTGTTCATGCAGAAGCTGAAAACCAACATCCTGCAGTATGCGTCTACCAGG CCACCTACCCTCTCTCCAATCCCACAAATACCATGCAGCCCCTACAAGTTCCCTAATTCACCTCTGCGTGTTCCTGGGAGTAACAACGTGTACATCTCCCCTCTGAAAAGCCCTCGCATGTCTCCGGGTATCATGACGCCTCGCTCCAG AATGCTGGTATCGATCGGTGAATCTTTCGGG CCGTCCAATCGCTTCCAGAAGATCAACCAGATGGTCAACAGCAGCGATCGGTCTTTCAAGAGGGCTCTGGATCTTGGCTCCACTCCAAAGCCCCTGAAGAGGTTACGATTCGATGTGGACGGGCAGGATGAAGCTGATGGCAG
- the LOC111577645 gene encoding lysophosphatidic acid receptor 6-like — translation MQNSSSQFGCDKSDDFKYPLYSTVFSLVFVVGLFFNMVAAYIFGCTLKLRNETTTYMMNLIVSDSLFVLSLPFRIAYFVKRDWVFGSELCKISVALFYTNMYGSILFLTCISVDRFLAIVYPFRSQKIRSKRNAKLACVAVWVMVLSGSIPTGFLLDTTSPNNTNSSHNYCFENYSKKQWKSELSKVVVFIETVGFILPLMVNVFCSISVLRTLRKPQTISRGGNLNKTKILRMVLVHVLIFCFCFIPYNVNLIFYAMVRSNVLKGCYAEYVVRTIYPIALCIAVTNCCFDPVIYYFTSETIQSSIKRKATVLHNSAKLFERLQTDSSQSSSNTTPKSMTLRSIRTKPFDNESTV, via the coding sequence ATGCAGAACAGCAGCTCACAATTCGGCTGTGACAAGAGCGATGACTTCAAATACCCTCTGTACAGCACAGTCTTCAGCCTGGTGTTTGTGGTTGGACTTTTCTTCAACATGGTGGCTGCATACATTTTCGGCTGTACACTGAAGCTGCGCAATGAGACCACGACATACATGATGAACCTTATTGTTTCAGACTCTTTGTTTGTTCTCAGCCTGCCTTTTCGGATTGCGTACTTTGTTAAACGCGACTGGGTGTTTGGAAGTGAGCTCTGCAAGATCTCTGTGGCCCTGTTCTACACCAACATGTACGGCAGCATCTTATTCCTCACATGCATCAGCGTCGACCGTTTTCTGGCCATTGTGTACCCGTTTCGGTCTCAGAAAATACGCAGCAAACGGAATGCCAAACTGGCCTGCGTTGCGGTGTGGGTGATGGTTCTTTCTGGAAGTATACCCACAGGATTCCTTTTGGACACCACTTcaccaaacaacacaaactcctCACATAATTACTGCTTTGAAAACTACTCGAAAAAACAGTGGAAGTCTGAGCTGTCCAAGGTGGTGGTGTTTATTGAGACCGTGGGCTTCATCCTCCCACTGATGGTGAATGTCTTCTGCTCTATCAGTGTGCTACGGACCCTAAGGAAGCCTCAAACCATCAGCCGTGGAGGGAACCTCAACAAGACAAAGATCTTGAGGATGGTCCTCGTGCACGTGCTCATCTTCTGCTTCTGCTTCATTCCCTACAATGTTAATCTGATATTCTACGCCATGGTCCGCTCCAATGTGCTCAAGGGCTGCTATGCAGAATATGTGGTCAGAACAATCTACCCCATTGCTCTGTGCATAGCAGTGACCAACTGCTGCTTTGATCCAGTCATCTACTACTTCACTTCAGAGACAATTCAGAGCTCCATCAAACGAAAGGCTACAGTATTGCACAACAGTGCCAAGCTTTTTGAAAGACTACAGACGGATAGCTCGCAAAGCAGCTCAAATACAACACCCAAAAGCATGACCCTGAGGAGTATAAGGACAAAACCGTTTGACAATGAGTCCACAGTCTAA
- the LOC118471236 gene encoding lysophosphatidic acid receptor 6-like, producing MEHWNMTDLTAKPISPLSNCTVDTSYRFTFYQVSYSVIFLLGLVTNSLALRRLCLSSCTMNSTAIYMVSLSTADLFFVISLPLRIYYYHQKARALSSKTGDWSGWTHGVAFCQITFILKYISLYGGIFFLVCIAVDRYFAVVHPLASTLRRRRVARVVSGGIWCLVLGLSVGLPLLQSLATRQNQPCLLDPSLQHHRTIILVALGVVLGSFLLPTLILLYSYCRVLRVLNQPRHRCRSHRRGRQHTLRVIYWVLGVFLLCFLPYHINLLGYTLTHMELLPHCGLAKVTKAVHPVVLSLASFNCCLNPIIYYFSSSLVHRKGPAGGGSGSH from the coding sequence ATGGAGCACTGGAATATGACTGATCTGACAGCCAAACCAATCTCACCTTTGTCTAACTGTACTGTGGATACCAGCTACCGCTTCACCTTCTACCAAGTGTCCTACAGTGTCATCTTCCTGCTGGGGTTGGTCACCAACAGCTTGGCTCTGCGCAGACTGTGTCTATCCTCCTGCACCATGAACAGCACAGCCATTTACATGGTCAGTCTGTCTACTGCTGACTTATTTTTTGTGATCTCTTTACCATTGAGAATCTACTACTATCACCAAAAGGCTCGAGCTTTGTCCTCCAAGACAGGAGACTGGTCTGGTTGGACTCATGGGGTGGCTTTCTGCCAGATCACTTTCATCCTCAAATACATCAGCTTGTATGGGGGAATCTTCTTCCTGGTGTGTATTGCTGTGGACCGTTACTTTGCTGTAGTGCACCCTCTGGCATCAACACTCCGCAGGCGGCGTGTTGCACGGGTGGTAAGTGGGGGGATCTGGTGCCTGGTGCTGGGGCTCAGCGTGGGTCTGCCTTTGCTGCAGTCACTTGCCACTCGCCAGAACCAACCCTGTCTGCTGGACCCATCCTTGCAACACCACCGCACCATCATCCTGGTAGCCCTGGGTGTAGTGCTGGGGTCATTTCTGTTGCCCACTCTCATACTCCTTTACAGTTACTGCAGAGTGCTGCGTGTGCTTAACCAGCCGAGACACCGCTGCCGCAGCCACCGCCGCGGCCGTCAGCACACCCTCAGGGTTATCTACTGGGTGCTGGGCGTCTTCCTGCTGTGCTTCCTCCCCTACCACATCAACCTGCTGGgatatacactcacacacatggaGCTGCTGCCCCACTGTGGCCTGGCCAAGGTGACCAAGGCTGTGCACCCAGTGGTGCTCTCCCTCGCCAGTTTCAACTGCTGCCTCAACCCAATTATCTACTATTTCTCCAGCAGCCTGGTGCACAGGAAGGGTCCTGCTGGTGGAGGCAGCGGCAGCCACTGA
- the slc6a7 gene encoding sodium-dependent proline transporter, whose translation MQDKSGKAAAGSPAGGNSRAAAEQNSVHVNGHTVTQNGHSPATTPSPQPQLECRAQSPAPATAPREQWGGKYEFLLSCIGYCVGLGNVWRFPYLCYRNGGGVFLIPYFIMLFVTGVPLFLMELSLGQYGAAGPITVWKCCPLLKGIGIGMLCVSTLVCLYYNVIIAWTFYYLGSSFQSPLPWSCDAVANLALCGNRTASNSSTAKTLSPTEFFWNERVLGVVHSEGLHDPGPVRWQLALCLLAAWIIIFLCMLKGIRSSGKVVYVTATFPYFVLIVLIIRGATLEGSLQGVAFYLTPDWGRLANAQVWNDAASQIFYSLGIGVGGLLSMASYNKFDNNVIRDTLIITTGNCCTSFFAGFAIFSILGHMAWRKGVPVAQVADTGPGLAFVAYPEALALLPGSVFWSILFFLMLFMLGIDTLFGNMEGITTAVLDEFPQLRRNTLHKSLFLGALCFCFYLMGLLLVTNGGIYWFTLIDAFATSFGLIIIALFMCIGISFFYGVNQFCQDIIDMICHCPPWCSKVLLYFKACWVFCTPFLLLFILTYIFIEMYNTSLHYGDYVYPRWGKALGVCMGATCCLQILIWAIVAISRETGTLKDRFQKAIRPLNSWRVNNLNSASGRTAERMEPERVETPFTVTLTDMDFTAMAWEA comes from the exons ATGCAGGACAAAAGCGGCAAAGCAGCAGCCGGGAGCCCCGcaggaggaaacagcagagCCGCCGCCGAGCAG aattCAGTACATGTGAATGGACATACTGTCACCCAGAATGGCCACAGTCCGGCAACTACACCTTCACCACAACCACAGCTTGAATGTCGAGCCCAGAGTCCTGCACCTGCGACTGCACCGAGGGAGCAGTGGGGTGGAAAGTACGAGTTCCTGCTCTCCTGCATCGGATACTGCGTGGGACTGGGGAACGTGTGGCGGTTCCCGTATCTTTGTTATCGCAATGGAGGAG GTGTGTTCCTCATCCCCTACTTCATCATGCTCTTTGTTACGGGAGTTCCACTCTTCCTCATGGAGCTGAGTTTAGGCCAGTATGGAGCAGCTGGCCCGATCACTGTGTGGAAATGCTGCCCTCTGCTCAAAG GTATTGGCATTGGCATGCTGTGTGTGTCCACGTTGGTGTGTCTGTACTATAACGTCATCATAGCGTGGACGTTTTACTATCTGGGCAGCTCGTTCCAGAGCCCCCTGCCCTGGTCATGTGACGCTGTAGCCAACTTAGCTCTCTGTGGTAACAGGACCGCCAGCAACAGCTCCACTGCTAAAACCCTCAGCCCCACAGAGTTTTTCTGGAA TGAGCGTGTGCTGGGTGTAGTACACAGCGAGGGCCTTCATGACCCGGGCCCTGTCCGGTGGCAACTGGCGCTGTGCCTGCTGGCTGCCTGGATCATCATCTTCCTGTGTATGCTCAAGGGCATCCGCAGTTCCGGCAAG GTGGTTTATGTTACAGCTACCTTCCCATACTTTGTCCTCATTGTTCTGATCATCAGAGGCGCCACACTGGAGGGTTCACTTCAGGGCGTTGCTTTCTACCTCACGCCAGACTGGGGTCGCTTAGCCAATGCACAG GTGTGGAATGATGCAGCCTCGCAGATCTTCTACTCATTAGGTATTGGAGTTGGAGGGCTGCTTTCTATGGCCTCTTACAATAAGTTCGACAACAATGTCATCAG GGACACTCTGATTATCACCACAGGAAACTGCTGCACCAGCTTCTTCGCAGGATTTGCTATTTTCTCAATCCTGGGTCACATGGCCTGGAGGAAGGGAGTTCCTGTTGCACAGGTGGCTGATACAG GTCCTGGATTGGCCTTTGTTGCTTACCCAGAAGCCCTTGCTCTGCTGCCAGGGTCAGTGTTCTGGTCCATTCTGTTTTTCCTCATGCTCTTTATGCTGGGTATCGATACACTG TTTGGCAACATGGAGGGCATCACTACGGCCGTGCTGGATGAGTTTCCACAGCTCAGAAGGAACACACTGCACAAGTCCTTGTTCTTGGGCGCTCTGTGTTTTTGCTTCTACCTGATGGGGCTCCTGTTAGTGACCAAT GGAGGAATTTACTGGTTCACTCTCATTGACGCCTTTGCTACTAGTTTCGGCCTCATCATCATCGCCCTCTTCATGTGCATTGGCATCTCCTTTTTCTATG GAGTCAACCAGTTTTGTCAAGACATTATCGATATGATCTGCCACTGCCCTCCCTGGTGCAGTAAAGTGTTGCTTTACTTCAAAGCATGCTGGGTATTCTGTACTCCATTTCTCCTGCTG TTCATCCTGACTTACATCTTCATTGAGATGTACAACACATCGCTGCACTACGGTGATTACGTGTATCCGCGGTGGGGTAAAGCGTTGGGAGTGTGCATGGGAGCCACCTGCTGCCTGCAGATCCTCATCTGGGCCATTGTGGCCATCAGCAGGGAAACTGGAACTCTGAAAGAC CGCTTCCAGAAAGCAATTCGACCTCTGAATTCCTGGAGGGTAAATAACTTGAACAGCGCCAGCGGGAGGACAGCGGAGCGCATGGAGCCTGAGAGAGTGGAGACGCCGTTCACGGTCACGCTCACGGACATGGACTTCACTGCGATGGCGTGGGAGGCGTAA
- the LOC118471237 gene encoding SLAIN motif-containing protein-like — MELQGQVTSDWSCYFCNQPPVEFDTSVNHLFCSKLSSSCVQLEGSSDAYCNIWTDAEPTRFKSCNNRSFAMDARIRLDNLKAGCNSLSPCCASDRVLYSFRGEKDLMDSEETQEEQSALDLVEILDIEDDVQDEESWLYESPKKQSIVENKESALRWCRHVFDNPSPEMEAACRVLMNVLDQRTSHPFYRRPAVLHHAASVSEDSSSISTTHNTSDILDHNELNILNDSITTSYRLQDITDVHIMARIQEASLRQDYISMPATASPKRSTESPVMFSSGFNTTAEKTDDFTPRHKTEASPSPCWQSGVPSHSSSPYQSAATAAMQGCQSPRLTRLHQQVTQFKLLKLAQNQASPGRTRSPLRTSLRSLQAVRNSRSLETDDSQPADQITHPSTGTSSTRMGSSYWSTSRSPAPLNTKNSMRDSSVRTAVIKKLQRSQSLSPCRIPHPAKGYLSVHRQVFASPERPASAAWSRNLPSIRR, encoded by the exons ATGGAACTCCAAGGCCAAGTGACGAGCGACTGGAGCTGTTATTTTTGCAATCAGCCACCGGTGGAGTTTGACACGAGCGTAAACCATCTTTTCTGCAGTAAGTTGAGTAGCAGCTGTGTGCAGCTGGAGGGCAGTTCAGACGCATACTGCAACATCTGGACTGATGCTGAACCAACAAGATTCAAGAGTTGTAATAATCGGTCATTTGCCATGGATGCTAGAATAAGACTGGACAATCTGAAGGCTGGATGTAATTCACTGTCACCTTGTTGTGCCTCAGACAGAGTGTTGTACAGTTTTAGAGGTGAAAAAGACCTCATGGACAGTGAGGAGACACAGGAGGAACAGTCTGCTTTGGACTTGGTAGAGATCCTTGATATAGAGGACGATGTTCAGGATGAAGAGAGCTG GTTATATGAGTCTCCAAAGAAGCAGTCAATTGTGGAGAATAAGGAGTCTGCTCTCAGATGGTGTCGACACGTCTTTGATAACCCCAGTCCTGAGATGGAGGCTGCATGTCGTGTACTGATGAACGTGCTGGATCAAA GAACAAGCCATCCCTTCTACCGACGTCCTGCAGTTTTACATCATGCTGCCAGTGTCTCTGAGGACTCCTCATCTAtcagcacaacacacaacacttcTGACATTTTAG ATCACAATGAGCTGAATATCCTCAATGACTCCATAACCACAAGCTACAGACTCCAGGACATTACAGATGTCCACATTATGGCCCGGATACAGGAAGCCA GTTTACGTCAGGACTACATTTCCATGCCTGCCACTGCTTCACCTAAAAGGAGCACCGAGTCTCCAGTGATGTTTTCTTCTGGTTTTAACACCACAGCTGAAAAGACTGACGACTTTACTCCACGACATAAAACCGAGGCTTCACCTTCCCCTTGCTGGCAGTCCGGTGTACCGTCGCACAGCTCTTCCCCCTACCAGTCAGCAGCCACAGCGGCTATGCAGGGCTGCCAAAGTCCCAGACTGACCAGACTTCACCAGCAAGTCACCCAGTTCAAGCTGCTGAAACTGGCTCAGAATCAAG CATCACCAGGCAGGACAAGGTCACCTCTGCGGACCAGCCTCCGTTCCCTGCAGGCTGTCAGGAACAGCAGAAGCCTGGAGACAGATGACTCCCAACCTGCTGACCAAATCACTCACCCTTCAACAG GTACCTCATCGACCAGAATGGGGTCAAGCTACTGGTCTACATCACGCTCTCCTGCACCTCTGAATACCAAAAACTCAATGAGAGACTCATCAGTGCGGACGGCAGTCATCAAGAAACTGCAAAGATCTCAGTCTCTGAGCCCCTGCAGGATCCCTCACCCTGCCAAGGGATACCTGTCCGTTCACAGACAAGTTTTTGCCTCACCAGAGAGGCCGGCCAGTGCAGCTTGGTCGAGAAATTTACCATCCATTCGTAGGTGA